The proteins below are encoded in one region of Lactuca sativa cultivar Salinas chromosome 3, Lsat_Salinas_v11, whole genome shotgun sequence:
- the LOC111888377 gene encoding 2-methylene-furan-3-one reductase, with protein MEALLSSSATLRLRPPLSGSCSSKPSLPRSTFIPPATKTSRNSPFSRKNSLSKTNPCFRVCASSSSRSATETAVGSTTVPSEMKAWVYNEYGGVDVLKFSSNVTVPEVNDDQVLVKVVAAALNPVDFKRRLGKFQATDSALPTVPGYDVAGVVVKVGSQVKSLKVGDEVYGDISEKALDGPKQSGSLAEYTAVEEKLLALKPKSLDFAQAASLPLAIETAYEGLERAGFSKGKSILVLNGAGGVGSLVIQLAKQVFGASKVAATASTSKLELLKSLGADLAIDYTKENFEDLPDKYDVVFDAIGQGEKAVKVVVEGGSVVVLTGAVAEPGFRFVVTSTGSTLTKLNPYLEDGKLKAVLDPNGPFPFDRVKEAFAYLETGRATGKVVVYPVSEDYILEKMAK; from the exons ATGGAAGCTCTGCTGAGCTCCTCCGCAACTCTACGACTCCGGCCACCACTTTCTGGCTCCTGCTCATCAAAACCTTCACTTCCTCGCTCTACATTCATACCACCAGCCACCAAAACCTCAAGAAATTCTCCCTTTTCTCGCAAAAACTCACTGTCTAAAACGAACCCTTGTTTCCGAGTCTGCGCGAGTTCTTCTTCGAGATCTGCAACTGAAACCGCTGTCGGTTCTACAACAGTTCCTTCAGAGATGAAAGCCTGGGTGTACAATGAATATGGTGGTGTTGATGTACTGAAGTTCTCTTCGAATGTCACGGTGCCAGAAGTtaacgacgaccaggttttggtAAAGGTAGTGGCTGCGGCACTTAATCCTGTTGATTTCAAGAGACGGCTTGGCAAATTTCAGGCCACAGATTCCGCCCTACCG ACTGTTCCAGGATACGATGTCGCCGGAGTGGTGGTTAAAGTCGGAAGCCAAGTAAAAAGCTTGAAAGTAGGAGATGAAGTATACGGAGATATAAGCGAGAAGGCACTCGATGGACCTAAACAGTCAGGCTCTTTAGCCGAGTACACAGCCGTTGAGGAGAAACTTCTCGCTTTGAAGCCAAAAAGCTTAGATTTCGCACAGGCTGCCAGTCTTCCTCTTGCAATTGAAACTGCATATGAAGGTCTAGAGAGAGCCGGTTTCTCAAAAGGTAAATCAATCCTTGTCTTGAATGGTGCTGGTGGAGTTGGATCGCTTGTGATTCAG cTTGCGAAGCAAGTATTTGGTGCTTCAAAAGTAGCTGCAACAGCTAGTACATCAAAACTCGAGCTGCTGAAAAGCTTAGGTGCTGATTTAGCAATTGATTACACTAAAGAGAACTTCGAAGACTTGCCAGATAAATACGATGTTGTATTTGATGCAATTG GACAAGGGGAGAAAGCGGTGAAAGTGGTGGTGGAAGGCGGCAGTGTGGTGGTGTTAACCGGTGCAGTGGCAGAACCAGGGTTTAGATTTGTGGTGACGTCAACAGGTTCCACTTTGACTAAATTGAATCCGTATTTGGAGGATGGGAAATTGAAGGCTGTACTTGACCCAAATGGTCCATTTCCGTTTGACCGGGTCAAAGAAGCTTTTGCATACCTTGAAACTGGTCGAGCTACTGGAAAGGTTGTTGTATATCCTGTTTCAGAAGATTATATTTTGGAAAAAATGGCAAAATAA